AGGCAGCGGCGGCGTTGGCTGAGATGATGGTGAGAGGCGGGGGAATCCACAGGTTGGATGTGGTGGGCTGGAATGCTCTCATTGATGGGTACTGTAAGGCGGGAGACATGGAGGCGGCGCTGGCAGCGGCCCAGAGGATGAAGACACAGGGGGTGGGAGTTGATGTGGTGGGGTACAATACCTTGGTTGCTGGGCTCTGCCGTGCCGGCGAGCCTGATGCTGCACGGAACATGCTGGAGACGATGAAGGGGGACGGCGTGGAGCCGAACGTGGTGACCTACACGGCGTTCATCGCTGAGTGTTGTAGGACGAATGCGGTTGATGATGCCTTCAGTCTGTACGAAGAAATGGTGAGGATGGGTGTCCTGCCGGATGTGGTCACACTCAGCGCTCTTGTTGATGGACTTTGCAGGGCCGGACGGTTCTCAGAAGCGTATGCACTTTTCAGGGAGATGGAGAAGATTGGGGCTGCGCCGAACCATGTCACCTATTGTACACTGATTGATTCACTGTGGAAGGCACGGAGGGGCAATGAGTCACACGGTCTATTGGGGGAGGTGGTCTCTAGAGGTGTGGTCATGGATTTGGTCATGTATACATCTTTAATGGACTGGTTGGGCAAGCAAGGGAAGATCGATGAAGTGAAGGACACGTTTCGTTGTGCTCTGTCGGACAATCATACTCCCAATGGTGTCACCTATACCGTACTAATCGATGCACTCTGCAGAGCTGGTAATGTTGATGGGGCAGAGCAGATGTTATTGGAAATGGAGGATAAATCTTTTCGTCCAAATGTAGTTACGTTCTCATCAATCATCAATGGTCTTAGTAAACAAGGATTGCTTGACAAGGCAACTGAATACATGAGGAAGATGAAGGAAAGGGGCATTGATCCAAATGTTGTGACCTATGGAACAGTTATCGATGGCTTCTTCAAGTGCCAGGAGCAAGAATCAGCTCTTGACTTGTACCATGAAATGCTGTGTGAGGGTGTGGAAGTTAATAAATTTATTGTTGATTTGCTGGTGAATGGTCTGAGGAAAAATGGTAAAATGGAGGAAGCTGAAGCATTGTTTAGAGATATGAATAGACGTGGTATGCTGCTAGACCATGTAAACTACACCACTTTGATAGACGGGCTCTTTAAAATGGGTAACATGCCGGCTGCTTTCAAAGTTGGTCAGGAGTTGACGGAGAGAAACTTGTTGCCTGATGCTGTTGTCTATAATGTGTTTGTCAATTGCCTTTGTATGCTTGGGAAATCTAAGGAAGCGGAATCAATTTTGAAAGAGATGCAAACTACAGGTTTAAAACCCGACCAAGTGACATATAATACTATGATCACTGCACAGTGCAGGGATGGGAAGACTGCCAAAGCTCTAAAACTCCTCCATGAAATGAAGAGGAGTTCCATAAAGCCGAACCTCATCACATACAGTACACTTATTGCGGGTCTTTTTGAGGTTGGTTCTGTCGAGAAGGCGAAGTTTTTGTTAAATGAGATGGCTTCTTCTGGATTCTCTCCGACCTCTCTGACTCATCGAAAGGTGCTGCAAGCATGCTCCCAAAGCGGGAGACCAAACTTGATTTTGGAAATTCATGAATGGATGGTGAATGCTGGGCTTTCTGCTGATATCACTGTCTATAATACACTTCTGCGTGTTTTATGTTATCATGGAATGACAAGAAAAGCTACAGTTGTCTTGCAAGAGATGTCGGGAAGAGGAATTGCCCCAGACACAATCACATTCAATGCTCTAATTCTTGGTCATTTCAAGAGCACCCATGTAGACAATGCCTTTGCTACTTACGATGAGATGCTTCGCCATGGGGTCTCACCGAACATAGCTACATTCAACACGCTCTTGGGTGGGCTTGAGTCAGCTGGAAGAATTGGAGAAGCAGATAAGGTGCTGAATGAGATGCAGAGAAGGGGCATTGAGCCCAGCAATCTGACTTATGACATACTGGTCACGGGATacggaaaacaaagcaacaaaatcGAAGCAATGCGGTTGTATTGTGAAATGGTGGCTAAAGGCTTTCTTCCCAAAGTAAGCACATACAATGCACTCGTAAGCGACTTTGTTAAAGTGGGAATGATGAGTCAAGCTAAAGAGTTGCTCAACGAAATGAACAAGAGGGGTGTTCCACCCACATCCTGCACTTACGATATTCTTGTGTGTGGATGGGCAAAGCTTAGAAATGGAACAGAGGTGAGAAAATTGCTCAAAGATATGAAGGACAAAGGATTTAGTCCATCGAAAGGCACTCTTAGTTCTATATGCAGAGCATTTTCAAAACCAGGAATGACCTGGGAAGCTCGGCGTTTACTTAAAAAGCTTTATAAGGTTTAGGAGTGTCAAGCATTGATTTCTCATCTACCAAGCAAGCACAGATGATGGTCTGATTGAGACTGTTCTTAGTATGACCGCGGCTCGCGACACGCCGTCAAACGTGACAAGAAGCTACTGGCAGAGATAATCGCCAAGTCACCTGTAAGTGTGTCTGGTTCTCTGTTTAGTTGGGTTGAATTAATTTAATCAGTTCAATGTAATGTTGTTGTTGTGGTGTTTTTCATCTATAAGTAGTTAACAGCTGTCTTAACATGCTCTGTATGACGGTGCTGCTTCAGTAGCAAGTGTGGTGATGCTTATCTCGCAGAATTTACTTTTGCAGGATGACCCTTGGAGTGAGCGGAAGATCATGAATTATGTGAAAAGATCCCCCACAAGCTCCAAAGGCATGTGATGTTGCCATTTTGTTTCCTTTTATTTGTATTGCTAGTTGCTAACGTATTCCTTTGTGGTATGTTTTTTTGATCATTCCATGTTTCCCTGCACTGCTTGCTTTCCAGATGGCCGCATTTCTGTAACAGAAGAGTCACAATAAGCTGCAATCTGTTCATGTGAACCTTGTCAAAATTATTATCAGCTTGTCAGTGAAGAGCTATCCTTCATTCGTAAGGAGCAGGTGTGAGTTTCTGAAATTATTGGCTACCGCTCGTGTTCTCCTTGTGTCACGCTACGTTGTGAGTCTGACAGTACGAGGCATGTTTTGCCAGCAGCCTGGTTCTGAAAAGCAAGCAGCAGATTTCATTTACAGCCAGGTGATTATTATGAAGTTAGATGCACTTTGTTTTCTGAACACTCGTATTCGTGGTTGTTTTGTGTTTTACTCTGTTCGTCATCAAACTACTACTCTTGGAATTGACGCCTGATCGATAGGATCATGGAACTGGATAAATCTCTTATGTGAAAATTTCATCCTCTCTGTTTGTGTAGGATCTAATACAGCTAGGCTTCTGACGGAGAAAATTGCAGGAGGCTTCTTCTCCTATACTCTGCCCAGCCGCAGCACAGGAGGAAAGCAGCCAGACGTGGCCGCGCTGCTCTTGGGTTCTTCTACAGCGATGCGTCGGCAGGCGACCGGCTGCTGCAGTGCTTCTACTACACCTCCTGGTGCGTTTATATATGTTGTGTAGGTTTGCATTGGGTAGAAGTTCTTTGTCTGTAATTGTGGTTTGATTTGATACTAAATCGTGTGTAAGTGTGCCTTTTTTTTTCTTGCGGAAGTGTGTAATTGTGTCTGCAAGTGAAATCATCTTGAGCATGATAGAGATAAATAGCTTACAGAAATCTAATGGTACTCCTCCATTTAAAGCAGACATATATAGTCAGGACTTGACATCAGGATCGATCACACCCGTATCCGTATCAAAAATTCCAAGATGGGATGTGATTTGATACGCTCtctgttttttttttgagacactGATACGCTCTCTGGTGGTGCCACAATTAAAGCCCATGTGGCAGACCAGATCCATGAAATTCAAAATGGGTTATGCAGTGAGTTAATAGTAGGATCGAAACTGTTTGGTATGATCCGGATCTATTATCCCGCATTGATGGTAAATGCCAAAGTTATCAAGTGGTTGTTGATTTTTATTTAATAGCCGGTCAACTTGCGAAGGCATGCTTGTGGACGTGGGTGATCAATCAATGTGAAAATTTTGAATTCGAAATAGTATCCACCTCAGGTAGGAGCACGGTTTTCACCGAGCATGAATTCCGTGGCCCCCAACAGATAATGTACTGCCGAGGGTACTGATTTTTCCCGTGACAAACATGTACTAATAACTGGTGGTAATTTTGTACACGTAGTACTTCAGGAGGGCCTGTCTCAGTCTCTTCCTGTCGTAAAATAATGGTGGAAATCCGGCCTAGAACGTGCGTAGCCGTTGAGTTTCGCACCATCCGAATTTTCAAACAGCAGCAGCAGCCCCTGCCCTACCCTGTCGTACAGACATGTTCCACGGAACCCCTGCATTAACAAAGATCGACGGCCACGCACATGATGGTTTTAACCACAAGCTCGAGCTGAAACGAGATTTAGCAATTTGTATATGTGCAATGCTGTAATGGGATCGAAGCACAGAACCGCGACTAAATTGAATGTAGGTAAAATAAACATGACATGACCAAGCATAATTTGTACTCCCTTCAGTCCATAAATCTTGTTGtgattttagtttaaaaaatattttttttcgtAAAATTATAGAACTTAACAATTGCAATTCTTTTTATCCCCATTATTTTTTAGTGACATTTTTTAGAATCGGTAACAATTTTAATGAAAACATGAAAGAACACACATAGGCATTTGAATGGATGATGCGGGTTGGAACTGCCGGGGAGGGGGGAATTGCttaagttggaactgccggggaggGGGGAACACCCGGACAGTTCGAGAGTTAGCGACGTTGTCTAAGTCGCGTTCCCCCATGCTTGTATTTTTGTGCGAAACTAGACAGAAGGAAGAGAAGATGAGGAGGATCCGCACCAAATTGGGTCTTAAGGGCTTCTGTGGTGTGGATAGCAATGGAACGAGTGGGGGTTTAGCATTATATTGGAGGGAAGATTGTGTGGTAGAGATTTTGGACAAAAAGGACAGATTTATTGATACAGTTATCAGAGTTCGAGAAGGAGCTACGCAATGGAGACCCACTTTTTTGTATGGAGAGCCGTGTGTGGAGACCAGGCACTTAATGTGGACAAAGTTATAGAACTTGAAAACCGTCATTGATTTGTCGTGGCTGGTAATTGGTGGTTTTAATGAGGCTATGTGGGATTTTGAACACTTTTCGGTCACACCTCGGGCAGAATCATAGATGATAGCATTT
Above is a window of Triticum dicoccoides isolate Atlit2015 ecotype Zavitan chromosome 5B, WEW_v2.0, whole genome shotgun sequence DNA encoding:
- the LOC119309172 gene encoding pentatricopeptide repeat-containing protein At5g14770, mitochondrial-like; translation: CSLALALLRAGRLSAASHVASTLPAASPPAALLRRLIPALASSGLAAAAVRFRPVPGDPLSLNSILLSHCALRSLRPALALLRSSESVDTVSYNVVISGLAGQGRHGGLSPALLAEMCKRGVPFDAVTVNTALVALCRDGQVEAAAALAEMMVRGGGIHRLDVVGWNALIDGYCKAGDMEAALAAAQRMKTQGVGVDVVGYNTLVAGLCRAGEPDAARNMLETMKGDGVEPNVVTYTAFIAECCRTNAVDDAFSLYEEMVRMGVLPDVVTLSALVDGLCRAGRFSEAYALFREMEKIGAAPNHVTYCTLIDSLWKARRGNESHGLLGEVVSRGVVMDLVMYTSLMDWLGKQGKIDEVKDTFRCALSDNHTPNGVTYTVLIDALCRAGNVDGAEQMLLEMEDKSFRPNVVTFSSIINGLSKQGLLDKATEYMRKMKERGIDPNVVTYGTVIDGFFKCQEQESALDLYHEMLCEGVEVNKFIVDLLVNGLRKNGKMEEAEALFRDMNRRGMLLDHVNYTTLIDGLFKMGNMPAAFKVGQELTERNLLPDAVVYNVFVNCLCMLGKSKEAESILKEMQTTGLKPDQVTYNTMITAQCRDGKTAKALKLLHEMKRSSIKPNLITYSTLIAGLFEVGSVEKAKFLLNEMASSGFSPTSLTHRKVLQACSQSGRPNLILEIHEWMVNAGLSADITVYNTLLRVLCYHGMTRKATVVLQEMSGRGIAPDTITFNALILGHFKSTHVDNAFATYDEMLRHGVSPNIATFNTLLGGLESAGRIGEADKVLNEMQRRGIEPSNLTYDILVTGYGKQSNKIEAMRLYCEMVAKGFLPKVSTYNALVSDFVKVGMMSQAKELLNEMNKRGVPPTSCTYDILVCGWAKLRNGTEVRKLLKDMKDKGFSPSKGTLSSICRAFSKPGMTWEARRLLKKLYKV